A genomic stretch from Verrucomicrobiia bacterium includes:
- a CDS encoding dihydropteroate synthase, whose amino-acid sequence MLQLEYLAELLEKNRPAAAAKVKEFSLRGRSFAFNERSAIMGVINLSADSWYRESVCLNLEQAIQRAHVLQAQGADLIDVGAESSLSHAARVDDFAQKSKLLPLLAEMVAAKQLVSIETYSPAIARHTLEHGAAVINLTGDTENEDIYRAAADNDAAVIICFVAGKNVREVNELEITNDPAGAMRDYFSRRIELAERCGLQKIIIDPGLGFYYRNLQDSATRVRHQMLTFLNTFRLRTLGYPVCHALPHAFEYFGEEVRSAEPFFAMLAALGKTDLFRTHEVARTKAVLNTMAAFSPRIM is encoded by the coding sequence ATGTTGCAATTGGAATATCTAGCCGAACTGCTGGAGAAGAACCGGCCCGCTGCCGCTGCCAAAGTGAAAGAGTTCTCCCTGCGCGGGCGCTCCTTCGCTTTTAATGAGCGATCCGCTATCATGGGCGTCATCAATCTTTCGGCAGATTCATGGTATCGCGAGAGTGTCTGCCTGAATCTGGAACAAGCCATCCAGCGCGCACACGTCCTGCAGGCGCAAGGAGCGGATCTGATCGATGTTGGCGCCGAGTCTTCCCTCTCACATGCGGCTCGTGTCGATGATTTCGCCCAAAAGAGCAAACTGCTGCCCTTGCTCGCCGAGATGGTCGCAGCCAAACAACTGGTCTCCATTGAGACTTATTCCCCAGCGATCGCCCGTCATACCTTGGAACATGGTGCTGCTGTGATCAATCTCACCGGCGATACTGAGAATGAAGACATCTATCGCGCAGCCGCAGACAACGATGCGGCCGTCATCATCTGTTTTGTCGCTGGGAAGAATGTGCGGGAAGTGAACGAGCTCGAAATCACCAACGATCCTGCCGGAGCGATGCGTGATTACTTCAGTCGCCGCATCGAACTGGCCGAGCGCTGCGGCCTGCAAAAGATCATCATCGATCCTGGTCTAGGCTTCTACTACCGGAACTTGCAGGACAGCGCCACGCGGGTGCGTCATCAGATGCTCACGTTTCTGAATACATTCCGTCTGCGTACGTTGGGTTACCCTGTATGTCATGCACTGCCGCACGCCTTTGAATACTTTGGTGAAGAAGTGCGAAGCGCTGAACCCTTTTTTGCCATGTTAGCGGCCTTGGGTAAGACTGACTTATTCCGCACGCATGAAGTTGCCCGCACCAAAGCGGTGCTGAA